One genomic window of Isachenkonia alkalipeptolytica includes the following:
- a CDS encoding MATE family efflux transporter → MNEKKTSLGREYIKGATFGIMGMLGISIYILADTFFIATGIGNEALASLNIAIPVYGLLTGMGLMLGIGGATKFTILRARGEHRASKRIFTNTLILGGGFSLIMTLGGLFYAEEFTRFLGADESIFQMTKTYLRTVLLFSSFFIMNNIFVAFVRNDNNPRIAMLGMVIGSFGNIVLDYIFIFPLQLGMLGAALATVTAPAVGLSLMIHYWLKHSRNLKLKMPTTFFKEWLDIIRLGSAAFITDFSNGLVILLFNLTILGIAGNIGVAAYGVVANMALVIVAVYIGIGQGIQPLISESFGKKREEDLKRILRWTILLTLGMGALTYTGGVIFAPSIMDVFNSEGDPTMSRLGIEGIRVYFSAFLLMGINITMGAFFAAVSLSKPSIRISLLRGVFLIIPLVFILPRWMEMLGVWLVVPIVELITVFVVIGYLRYYSKKVLQQS, encoded by the coding sequence ATGAATGAAAAGAAAACCTCCCTGGGCAGGGAATACATAAAAGGAGCCACCTTTGGGATTATGGGAATGCTGGGAATATCCATTTATATCCTGGCGGATACCTTTTTTATCGCCACGGGGATCGGCAATGAAGCCCTGGCCTCCTTAAATATTGCAATACCCGTATATGGGTTATTAACCGGCATGGGGTTGATGCTGGGAATCGGCGGCGCAACAAAGTTTACGATCCTTAGGGCGAGGGGAGAACATCGGGCGTCGAAAAGAATCTTTACCAACACCTTGATTTTAGGAGGGGGTTTTTCTTTAATAATGACCCTGGGGGGCCTTTTTTATGCCGAAGAATTTACCCGGTTCTTGGGAGCCGATGAATCCATCTTTCAAATGACAAAAACCTACCTTCGAACGGTTTTATTATTTTCAAGTTTTTTTATTATGAACAATATTTTTGTAGCCTTTGTTCGAAACGACAACAACCCCAGAATCGCTATGCTGGGCATGGTGATCGGCAGTTTCGGCAATATTGTGCTGGATTATATTTTCATATTCCCCTTACAGCTGGGCATGCTCGGTGCGGCTCTGGCCACGGTGACGGCCCCGGCGGTGGGACTTTCTTTGATGATTCATTACTGGTTGAAGCATTCAAGGAATTTAAAACTGAAAATGCCCACAACATTTTTCAAGGAATGGCTGGACATTATCCGCCTGGGTTCCGCGGCCTTTATTACGGACTTTTCCAACGGCTTGGTGATCCTTCTATTTAATTTGACGATTCTGGGCATTGCGGGAAACATTGGGGTGGCAGCCTACGGTGTGGTAGCAAATATGGCGTTGGTGATTGTGGCGGTATATATCGGTATAGGACAAGGGATTCAACCGTTAATCAGTGAAAGTTTCGGAAAAAAGCGGGAAGAAGACTTAAAGAGGATTTTACGCTGGACCATACTGCTTACCCTGGGTATGGGAGCCCTCACCTACACCGGCGGTGTGATTTTTGCCCCCTCTATTATGGATGTGTTCAATTCTGAGGGAGATCCCACCATGAGCCGTTTGGGCATTGAAGGCATACGCGTCTATTTTTCCGCCTTTCTCCTTATGGGGATTAACATTACTATGGGGGCTTTTTTTGCGGCGGTCTCCCTATCGAAACCTTCCATCAGAATTTCATTGCTAAGAGGGGTCTTTTTAATAATCCCCTTAGTCTTTATCCTCCCCCGGTGGATGGAGATGCTTGGGGTATGGTTGGTGGTACCTATAGTGGAGCTGATCACTGTGTTTGTCGTCATCGGATATTTACGTTATTACTCGAAAAAAGTGTTGCAGCAATCGTAA
- a CDS encoding universal stress protein — protein sequence MKLLVCFDGSEQSHKAVKAAKDLALTDEKKEITLLHVYPEKEDSYWKAVEENRPRPSKELSGHERLQIEKFMNIKKMAGEVKEDLEKANIRVNKKIIKGEPVEKITEIAEKEGYDLIIIGNRGLGGLKKFMLGSVSNGVIQEAKGNVLVVK from the coding sequence ATGAAATTATTAGTATGTTTCGACGGGTCCGAACAAAGCCATAAAGCGGTGAAAGCCGCAAAGGATCTAGCTTTGACCGATGAAAAAAAAGAGATTACCTTACTCCATGTGTATCCGGAAAAAGAAGATTCTTACTGGAAAGCCGTGGAGGAAAACCGCCCCCGACCATCGAAGGAGCTTTCCGGACATGAACGTTTGCAAATCGAAAAATTCATGAACATCAAAAAAATGGCCGGGGAAGTTAAGGAAGACTTGGAAAAAGCCAATATCCGGGTCAACAAAAAAATTATTAAAGGGGAGCCCGTTGAAAAAATCACGGAGATTGCTGAAAAAGAGGGTTATGATCTGATCATTATCGGAAATCGAGGATTGGGAGGGCTGAAAAAGTTCATGCTGGGAAGTGTCAGTAACGGTGTAATCCAAGAAGCAAAAGGGAATGTGTTGGTCGTGAAGTAA
- the prxU gene encoding thioredoxin-dependent peroxiredoxin (Most members of this family contain a selenocysteine.), whose product MQMLAKVGGKAPDFTAMAYQNGDFSEVSLSDFTDKWTILCFYPGDFTFVUPTELSAVADRKEDFDRLDVNVLSISTDSHFTHKIWQETELTKMVEGGFPYPMVSDGNGSIGKLYGVYDEGGGVNIRGRFLIDPDGVIQAMEVMTPPVGRNVEELIRQVEAFQHVRETGEVTPAGWVKGKKTLTPGPDLAGNVWREWTPKDR is encoded by the coding sequence ATGCAAATGTTAGCAAAAGTTGGAGGAAAAGCTCCGGATTTTACCGCAATGGCTTATCAAAACGGAGATTTTTCAGAAGTGAGTTTGTCAGATTTTACGGATAAGTGGACGATCCTATGTTTTTATCCCGGGGACTTTACCTTTGTGTGACCTACGGAATTATCAGCAGTTGCTGATCGAAAAGAAGATTTTGACCGTTTAGACGTGAACGTATTATCCATCAGTACCGACAGCCACTTTACCCACAAAATTTGGCAGGAAACCGAACTTACTAAAATGGTAGAGGGAGGATTCCCCTATCCCATGGTTTCCGACGGTAATGGAAGCATTGGCAAGCTCTACGGCGTCTATGACGAAGGCGGCGGCGTAAATATCCGGGGAAGATTTTTAATTGACCCCGACGGTGTTATTCAGGCCATGGAAGTCATGACCCCTCCTGTCGGCCGTAATGTTGAAGAGCTGATAAGACAAGTTGAAGCCTTCCAACATGTTCGGGAAACCGGAGAAGTAACCCCTGCCGGTTGGGTCAAAGGAAAGAAGACCTTAACACCGGGACCGGACTTAGCCGGGAATGTATGGCGGGAATGGACACCTAAGGATCGATAA
- a CDS encoding CDGSH iron-sulfur domain-containing protein: protein MSNNKKKDQSTPTIVVSKYNNYLVTDLETLKKSTGEELDTQPVTGLCRCGGSKMKPYCDGTHNEEGLNEVKKKDRVPDEVKTYTGEDIIIYDNRGVCSHDGSCVEMLPQVFHKDKKPWITPEGASVTKIIETIEHCPSGALSYGFGNRRFQEWGQENPAITTDKDGPLQVTGGILLKDDSGCQPECREHYTLCRCGGSHNKPFCDGDHTDNGFEAD from the coding sequence ATGTCCAACAACAAAAAGAAGGACCAGTCAACCCCAACGATCGTAGTTTCCAAGTACAACAATTATTTAGTCACCGACCTGGAGACCTTGAAAAAATCCACTGGAGAAGAACTTGACACCCAGCCGGTTACCGGACTTTGTCGATGTGGCGGCTCTAAAATGAAGCCCTACTGTGACGGTACCCATAATGAAGAAGGACTGAATGAGGTAAAGAAAAAAGACCGGGTTCCCGATGAAGTTAAAACCTATACCGGTGAAGATATCATCATTTATGACAATCGCGGGGTTTGCAGCCATGATGGCAGTTGCGTTGAAATGCTTCCCCAGGTTTTTCACAAAGACAAAAAACCCTGGATCACCCCCGAGGGCGCCAGCGTTACAAAAATTATTGAAACCATCGAGCATTGTCCTTCCGGTGCCCTCAGCTACGGATTCGGAAATCGGCGCTTTCAGGAATGGGGACAGGAAAATCCCGCCATCACAACCGATAAGGACGGACCTTTACAAGTCACCGGTGGGATCCTGCTTAAAGATGATAGCGGCTGTCAACCGGAGTGTAGGGAACATTATACTCTTTGTCGATGTGGAGGGTCCCACAACAAACCCTTCTGTGACGGGGATCATACGGATAACGGATTTGAAGCGGATTAG
- a CDS encoding methyl-accepting chemotaxis protein, which yields MKLIIYFSAIILVIAIVFSGASIFTTSNIIQEEGESALMRQSQEIGEVFASELRGDLSTLGAIGNSSGMGTMGWFTQQQILERYVENSDFIGLGVVSPDGSTQYADGSTAELGDRDYVIRAFEGEANVSDVIISRVTDSPVVMMATPIEQRGDIVGVLIGRLEGEALSELLEGKGYGEQGYAYVINEEGTVQAHIDPELVMNGFNPILDSAEDPELVPVAETFEEMLREEAGVADYHYQGEDLYAGFAPVEGTQWRVVVTAEQGEVLSALPSMQRNVLLMTGVVLALGIGIAYVVGNAFSKPIVAASDILNRLSNYDLTYDENHPAVQYLDQKDEVGGMIRGIAKMQENFVVLLKGVSGNAQEVASSSEELTATSQESSKAADEVAKTIEEMAKSAGEQAQETETGAENINVLGNYIEKDQELLKKLTGSAEVIDGLKEEGNHLLGDLVEKTQASSQAAGEVQKVIGETNESAQRIESASGMIRSISEQTNLLALNAAIEAARAGEAGRGFAVVAEEIRKLAEQSESFTQEIDEVIRDLSEKTQNTVKIMDEAGEIVQQQTRGVEDTQRKFSGINNAIEEMKEILEVVNDSSLEMAKQKNEIIGVIGNLSASSQENAAATEEVSASVEEQTAAMEEIANASEALAELSEKMQESISRFRI from the coding sequence ATGAAACTCATTATTTATTTCTCGGCAATCATTTTAGTCATTGCCATTGTTTTCAGTGGGGCTTCTATTTTCACCACAAGCAACATCATTCAAGAGGAGGGGGAAAGTGCTTTAATGAGGCAATCCCAGGAAATCGGAGAGGTCTTCGCCAGTGAACTGCGAGGGGACCTGAGCACTCTGGGAGCCATCGGGAACAGTAGCGGAATGGGAACCATGGGATGGTTTACCCAACAGCAGATTTTGGAAAGGTATGTGGAGAATTCCGATTTTATCGGCCTCGGGGTTGTCAGTCCCGACGGATCTACCCAATATGCCGACGGATCCACGGCGGAATTGGGGGACCGGGATTATGTGATAAGAGCCTTTGAAGGGGAAGCCAACGTATCCGATGTGATCATCAGTCGGGTAACGGATTCCCCCGTGGTCATGATGGCCACCCCCATTGAACAGCGGGGAGACATTGTGGGAGTATTAATCGGACGACTGGAAGGGGAAGCTTTAAGCGAGCTTTTGGAAGGAAAGGGCTACGGAGAACAGGGTTATGCTTACGTTATCAACGAAGAGGGAACCGTGCAGGCCCATATTGATCCGGAGCTTGTGATGAACGGCTTTAATCCCATCCTAGACTCGGCAGAGGACCCGGAGCTTGTACCGGTGGCGGAAACTTTTGAAGAAATGCTCCGGGAGGAAGCCGGGGTAGCGGACTATCATTATCAAGGGGAGGACCTTTATGCCGGATTTGCACCGGTTGAGGGAACCCAATGGCGGGTGGTGGTAACCGCCGAGCAGGGGGAGGTATTAAGTGCCTTGCCCAGTATGCAGCGAAACGTACTATTGATGACGGGGGTCGTCTTGGCCCTGGGGATTGGGATTGCCTATGTTGTGGGGAACGCATTTTCAAAACCCATTGTAGCCGCATCGGATATCCTCAACAGACTATCAAATTACGATCTAACCTATGATGAAAATCATCCCGCAGTTCAGTATCTGGATCAAAAAGACGAAGTGGGGGGCATGATTCGGGGGATCGCGAAAATGCAGGAAAACTTTGTGGTGCTGCTCAAAGGGGTATCCGGCAATGCCCAAGAGGTGGCCTCCTCTTCGGAAGAGTTGACGGCCACCAGTCAGGAATCCTCAAAGGCGGCGGATGAGGTAGCGAAAACCATTGAAGAAATGGCGAAAAGTGCCGGGGAGCAGGCTCAGGAGACGGAAACCGGCGCGGAAAACATCAATGTTTTAGGGAACTATATTGAAAAGGATCAGGAGCTCCTTAAAAAATTAACCGGTTCAGCAGAGGTGATTGACGGCCTAAAGGAAGAAGGAAACCACCTCCTGGGGGATCTTGTTGAAAAAACCCAGGCCAGCAGTCAAGCCGCTGGGGAAGTGCAAAAAGTGATTGGAGAGACCAATGAAAGTGCTCAGCGGATCGAAAGTGCCAGCGGTATGATTCGAAGCATTTCGGAACAGACCAATCTTCTCGCTTTAAATGCGGCGATTGAAGCCGCCCGGGCGGGTGAGGCCGGCCGGGGATTTGCTGTGGTGGCGGAGGAAATTCGAAAGCTGGCGGAGCAGTCGGAATCCTTTACCCAGGAAATCGACGAGGTGATTAGGGACCTCAGCGAGAAAACCCAAAACACGGTGAAAATCATGGATGAGGCCGGTGAAATTGTTCAACAACAAACCCGGGGGGTGGAAGATACCCAAAGGAAGTTTAGTGGCATTAACAACGCCATTGAAGAGATGAAAGAAATATTAGAGGTGGTCAATGATTCCTCCCTGGAAATGGCAAAGCAAAAGAACGAAATCATCGGTGTGATCGGCAATCTTTCCGCATCTTCCCAGGAGAATGCGGCGGCGACGGAGGAAGTTTCCGCTTCGGTGGAAGAGCAAACCGCAGCCATGGAAGAGATCGCCAATGCCAGTGAAGCCTTGGCGGAACTGTCGGAAAAAATGCAGGAGAGCATCAGTCGCTTTAGGATTTAA
- a CDS encoding CDGSH iron-sulfur domain-containing protein, with protein sequence MGQEREKGRVAGKEPIDVDVKKGETYVWCSCGRSKNQPFCDGSDEGFSFEPVAFTAKETGSVKLCTCKQTDTPPYCDCAHDNL encoded by the coding sequence ATGGGACAAGAAAGAGAAAAGGGCAGAGTAGCAGGAAAGGAACCGATTGATGTGGATGTAAAAAAAGGAGAAACCTATGTATGGTGCAGTTGCGGCCGGAGTAAAAATCAACCCTTCTGCGATGGTTCTGATGAAGGATTTTCCTTTGAACCCGTGGCCTTTACCGCAAAAGAAACCGGGTCGGTAAAGCTTTGCACCTGCAAGCAAACCGATACCCCGCCCTACTGCGATTGCGCCCACGATAACTTGTAA
- a CDS encoding amino acid ABC transporter permease, which translates to MDFSFLQRYYPMYITGTLNTLALAFFTLLLGVVFGILLALMRLSKSRILKGFASSYIEFIRGTPLLVQLYIVYYGLPQITGMRFPSFFAGIIALTINSSAYIAEIIRAGILSVDAGQMEAVRSLGMSHALSMRYIIIPQAFKNILPALGNEFVVVVKESAIVSIIGIYDIMYSGNIIRGNTYRPFEPLIIVAIIYFIITFTLSNLVGIAERRMRISD; encoded by the coding sequence ATGGATTTCAGTTTTTTACAACGATACTACCCCATGTATATTACCGGAACCTTAAACACCCTGGCCTTAGCTTTTTTTACCTTATTACTGGGCGTGGTCTTCGGCATTCTATTAGCCCTGATGCGTTTATCAAAAAGCCGGATTTTAAAAGGCTTTGCTTCATCTTATATTGAATTTATCCGCGGAACCCCCCTGTTGGTTCAGCTATATATCGTATACTACGGCCTCCCCCAAATAACCGGTATGCGCTTTCCAAGCTTCTTTGCAGGGATTATAGCACTGACCATCAACAGTTCCGCCTATATCGCTGAAATTATCCGAGCCGGCATCCTGTCTGTGGATGCCGGACAAATGGAAGCGGTCCGTTCCTTAGGGATGAGTCACGCCCTATCGATGCGATACATTATCATCCCCCAGGCTTTTAAAAACATTTTACCCGCCTTGGGAAATGAATTTGTTGTTGTGGTCAAAGAATCCGCCATTGTTTCTATTATTGGAATCTACGATATTATGTATAGCGGCAATATCATTCGAGGGAACACCTATCGTCCTTTTGAACCCCTGATTATCGTTGCCATCATTTATTTTATTATTACCTTTACCCTGTCAAATCTGGTGGGTATTGCAGAAAGGAGGATGCGGATCAGTGATTAA
- a CDS encoding amino acid ABC transporter ATP-binding protein: MIKVENLHKKFKDLHVLKGIHGEFNQGEVVVIIGPSGSGKSTLLRCLNRLEEPCDGKIYFKNSNIMDKTSNINQHREHMGMVFQHFNLFPHLTVLENITLAPIKVKNTSLENAKERGMKLLETVGLKDKALVYPAKLSGGQKQRVAIARALAMSPEVMLFDEPTSALDPEMVGEVLEVMKKLAKGGMTMIVVTHEMGFAKEMGDRVLFMDQGNIVESGRPSEVFNEPKHSRTKDFLSKVLRA; the protein is encoded by the coding sequence GTGATTAAAGTGGAAAATCTCCATAAAAAGTTTAAAGACCTCCATGTATTAAAGGGAATCCATGGTGAGTTCAATCAAGGGGAAGTGGTGGTGATTATCGGTCCCAGTGGTTCAGGAAAAAGCACGCTGCTTCGTTGTCTGAATAGACTGGAAGAACCCTGCGACGGCAAAATTTATTTTAAAAATTCCAATATTATGGATAAGACAAGTAATATCAATCAACACCGGGAACATATGGGCATGGTGTTTCAACATTTTAATCTTTTTCCTCATCTGACGGTGCTGGAAAACATTACTTTAGCTCCCATTAAGGTAAAAAACACCTCTTTAGAAAATGCCAAAGAAAGGGGGATGAAACTACTGGAAACCGTGGGTTTAAAAGATAAAGCTCTTGTTTATCCCGCTAAGTTATCCGGGGGTCAAAAACAACGGGTGGCCATCGCCCGAGCCCTGGCCATGTCTCCGGAAGTCATGCTTTTTGATGAACCTACCTCAGCTTTAGATCCGGAAATGGTGGGCGAAGTTTTGGAAGTCATGAAAAAACTGGCAAAAGGAGGCATGACCATGATCGTTGTTACCCACGAGATGGGCTTTGCCAAGGAAATGGGAGACCGGGTGCTTTTCATGGATCAAGGAAACATAGTAGAATCAGGGCGGCCCAGTGAAGTTTTTAATGAGCCTAAGCATTCCCGAACCAAGGATTTTCTTAGCAAAGTCCTCCGGGCGTGA
- a CDS encoding DUF1292 domain-containing protein codes for MNKDTDSCHCHTPEDEQSSGCDCDQEHGHHHHPEPRKIYLTLTDGKELECDVLDIFEVGEKSYIALLPKDSETALLYEFFEADQEPRLNNIESDEEYQAASKVFMERQQEE; via the coding sequence ATGAATAAAGATACTGATTCCTGCCACTGCCATACCCCGGAAGATGAACAGTCCTCCGGCTGTGATTGTGACCAGGAACACGGGCATCATCATCACCCGGAGCCAAGAAAAATTTATTTAACCTTGACCGATGGAAAAGAACTGGAATGTGATGTGCTGGATATTTTTGAAGTCGGCGAAAAAAGCTATATCGCTCTCCTGCCTAAGGACTCAGAAACCGCCCTGCTCTACGAATTTTTTGAAGCCGATCAGGAACCCCGACTCAACAATATTGAAAGCGACGAGGAATATCAGGCGGCTTCCAAGGTATTTATGGAGAGACAACAGGAGGAATAA
- a CDS encoding transporter substrate-binding domain-containing protein, whose translation MKLLKKNLLIFSLFMITLLITTVGCSATAEDAQAENKLEEIQASGKLVLGTSADYPPYEFYAEIDGELQIVGFDIDIAKEIAKDMGVELEIVDMQFDGLLAALVADNIDMIVAGMAATEERKESVDFSTSYYEAEQTMLVRKEDYEKFQSISDLEDHRIGVQMATVQEGIAQEQVSNAKEIKSLGKISDLVLELNYGNIDSIILVDTVAMAYAENNEDLTLSQISFGKEDGVAAAVAKGHEEFLASVNQTLERLIADGSIDQFIEDAVILADQQNQE comes from the coding sequence ATGAAACTATTAAAGAAAAACTTACTCATCTTTTCATTATTCATGATTACTTTATTAATTACCACTGTAGGATGTTCTGCTACCGCAGAAGATGCACAAGCAGAAAACAAGCTCGAAGAAATTCAAGCCTCGGGGAAACTGGTCCTTGGAACCTCCGCCGATTATCCCCCCTATGAATTTTATGCGGAAATTGACGGTGAACTTCAAATCGTGGGCTTCGACATTGATATCGCAAAGGAAATAGCCAAGGATATGGGCGTAGAACTGGAAATTGTGGATATGCAGTTTGACGGTTTACTCGCCGCTTTGGTTGCGGACAACATTGACATGATCGTTGCAGGAATGGCCGCTACGGAAGAAAGAAAGGAAAGCGTGGATTTTTCAACTTCCTACTACGAAGCGGAGCAAACCATGTTGGTTCGTAAAGAGGATTATGAGAAGTTCCAAAGTATCAGCGACTTAGAAGATCATAGAATCGGAGTTCAAATGGCCACTGTCCAAGAGGGTATTGCCCAGGAACAGGTATCTAATGCAAAAGAGATCAAATCCCTGGGAAAAATCAGCGACCTGGTGCTTGAACTGAATTACGGAAACATCGACAGCATTATTCTTGTGGATACCGTTGCCATGGCCTACGCCGAAAATAATGAGGATCTTACCCTTTCTCAAATCAGCTTCGGTAAAGAAGACGGCGTTGCCGCTGCGGTGGCAAAGGGACATGAAGAGTTCTTAGCCTCGGTCAACCAAACTCTAGAGCGATTAATCGCCGACGGAAGTATTGATCAGTTTATTGAAGATGCTGTAATTTTAGCGGATCAACAGAATCAGGAGTAG
- a CDS encoding universal stress protein has protein sequence MKILVGYDGSESSLRAVGKAHRLIKDCGVHEVTLIHAHKQDSRESISKDKFATSPDLLDQLKDQDKKNWLEKQEVLEEIAEKLEKSGAKTNIRIEQGHPAKVIITEAENGDYDMVILGRRGRGGLKNMVMGSVSNAVIQGTDTSVLVVH, from the coding sequence ATGAAGATACTAGTCGGTTATGATGGATCGGAATCAAGTCTTCGGGCTGTGGGAAAAGCCCACCGTTTAATTAAGGACTGCGGGGTCCACGAGGTAACTCTGATTCATGCCCATAAGCAAGACTCCCGGGAATCCATTTCAAAGGATAAGTTTGCAACCTCTCCCGACCTGCTGGATCAATTAAAGGATCAGGACAAGAAAAATTGGTTGGAAAAGCAGGAGGTTTTGGAAGAAATTGCGGAGAAACTTGAAAAAAGCGGGGCGAAAACCAATATCCGTATTGAACAGGGTCATCCCGCGAAAGTGATTATCACGGAAGCAGAAAACGGAGACTACGACATGGTCATCCTGGGCCGGCGAGGTCGAGGAGGCCTAAAGAATATGGTGATGGGAAGTGTCAGCAACGCCGTTATACAAGGAACGGATACCAGTGTGCTGGTGGTTCACTAG
- the glnA gene encoding type I glutamate--ammonia ligase — MKSFKSIKGVQAFIQEQEVKMVDFKVVDMKGRWNHLTIPAERLKEEIMTEGIGFDGSSYGFLTVEKSDMVLIPDLTTGFIDPFTEMRTLVFIADIYRLEEGKRVRFEDDPRYIAKKAEGYIAEKGMGDEALFGPEFEFYVLDHISYQIKNHHMEVKIDSRQGEWNAGKSDEKNPGNKVKKNGGYHVDVPLDSSYNFRNQTVDLLGTYGVPVKYHHSENGGPGQVEIEVEFATLLEMGDRTQKLKYILRNNAVKNGLSTTFMPKPFSDECGNGMHIHMHLFNQGKPLFYHEGGYSNLSKTALYAIGGILKHAPALMAFTNPSTNSYKRLVPGFEAPVSICYGTANRSAVIRIPGYATQPEHKRFELRSPDGTANPYLAYTAMLLAAAEGIENKIDPAKEGFGPYDVNVFELKASEQEKIKSLPKDLLEACDALEKDHQFLLKGGVFSKNLVRNQIQKLREEHHQIHKLPHPEEFRMYYDL; from the coding sequence ATGAAATCTTTTAAAAGTATTAAAGGGGTACAGGCATTTATTCAGGAACAGGAAGTGAAAATGGTGGATTTTAAAGTGGTGGATATGAAGGGGCGATGGAACCACCTTACGATACCGGCAGAGCGCCTGAAGGAAGAGATTATGACCGAAGGTATCGGGTTTGACGGATCGAGCTACGGATTTTTAACCGTGGAAAAATCCGATATGGTTTTAATCCCCGATCTTACGACGGGATTTATCGATCCCTTTACGGAAATGCGAACCCTGGTGTTTATCGCTGATATTTACAGGTTGGAAGAGGGCAAGCGGGTCCGCTTTGAAGATGATCCCCGATATATAGCCAAGAAGGCCGAGGGATATATAGCAGAGAAAGGGATGGGGGACGAGGCCTTATTCGGCCCGGAGTTCGAGTTTTATGTGTTGGATCATATCTCCTATCAAATTAAAAACCATCATATGGAAGTGAAAATCGATTCCCGGCAGGGAGAATGGAATGCGGGGAAATCCGATGAGAAAAATCCGGGGAACAAGGTGAAGAAAAATGGCGGCTACCATGTGGACGTCCCACTGGATTCCAGTTATAATTTCAGAAATCAAACCGTGGATTTATTAGGGACCTACGGGGTTCCGGTAAAATATCACCACTCGGAAAACGGCGGCCCCGGTCAGGTGGAAATCGAGGTGGAGTTCGCAACCCTATTGGAAATGGGGGACCGCACTCAAAAGCTAAAGTATATTCTTCGGAACAATGCCGTGAAAAACGGGCTGAGCACCACCTTTATGCCCAAACCCTTCAGCGATGAGTGCGGAAACGGCATGCACATTCATATGCATTTATTCAATCAAGGAAAGCCCCTGTTTTACCACGAGGGAGGGTACAGTAATTTAAGCAAGACCGCCCTGTATGCCATCGGAGGAATTCTAAAACATGCCCCGGCATTAATGGCCTTTACCAATCCCAGTACCAATTCCTATAAACGTTTAGTCCCGGGATTTGAAGCCCCGGTAAGCATTTGTTACGGCACCGCCAATCGCAGCGCCGTCATTCGCATCCCCGGTTACGCCACCCAGCCGGAGCATAAGCGCTTTGAGCTCCGATCTCCCGATGGCACCGCCAATCCTTATTTAGCCTATACGGCGATGCTCCTTGCGGCGGCGGAGGGGATCGAAAATAAGATAGACCCGGCAAAAGAGGGCTTCGGTCCCTATGATGTGAATGTGTTTGAATTGAAGGCATCGGAACAGGAAAAAATCAAGAGTTTGCCGAAGGATCTGTTGGAAGCCTGTGACGCCTTGGAAAAGGACCATCAATTTTTGTTAAAGGGCGGTGTCTTTTCAAAGAATTTGGTCCGAAACCAGATACAAAAACTGAGAGAAGAGCATCACCAGATCCATAAACTTCCCCATCCCGAGGAGTTTCGAATGTATTATGATCTGTAA
- a CDS encoding nuclease-related domain-containing protein, with protein sequence MPIVLIILLLLAGIIFPKLIQYKRSQYKTESGNRFFETILNPKKYGEFLAFTYLEEYQIYRKILTNRFLVKEDQRSVELQLIMISEAGIYVFDVNNYKGILRGHPLQERWSQHYKNKEQTLKNPLLENQKRIQLLRESFSAIDQSRIKSFVLVNNDCTLEVEGYNSEEGRILKMKELINELNEDILETKQVLSNQEVDKLYDRLKKETRRKGSG encoded by the coding sequence ATGCCCATAGTACTGATCATACTTTTGTTACTTGCAGGAATCATCTTTCCAAAGCTGATACAATACAAGCGGTCTCAGTATAAGACAGAAAGTGGGAACCGTTTTTTTGAAACGATCCTGAACCCTAAAAAATACGGGGAGTTTTTAGCTTTTACCTATTTGGAAGAGTATCAGATTTATCGAAAAATCCTTACAAATCGGTTTTTAGTAAAGGAGGACCAAAGGTCCGTGGAATTGCAACTGATCATGATCAGCGAGGCGGGAATTTATGTGTTCGATGTGAACAACTATAAGGGGATCCTCCGGGGTCATCCCTTGCAGGAGCGTTGGTCACAACATTATAAGAACAAAGAGCAGACGTTGAAGAATCCTTTACTGGAAAATCAAAAAAGAATTCAGCTGCTGAGGGAGAGTTTTTCTGCAATCGATCAATCCCGGATCAAGTCCTTTGTGTTAGTTAATAATGACTGCACCTTAGAAGTCGAAGGATATAATTCTGAAGAGGGAAGAATACTGAAAATGAAGGAATTGATCAATGAATTGAATGAGGATATTTTAGAAACCAAGCAGGTGTTGTCAAATCAAGAAGTGGATAAGCTGTACGATAGGTTGAAAAAGGAAACTCGAAGAAAGGGATCCGGCTAA